From the Streptomyces syringium genome, one window contains:
- a CDS encoding allantoate amidohydrolase — translation MWRDLAPIGRDADSGGYRRYAWTGADADCRDWFRAQAETRGLTYEQDRNGNQWAWLGDPAAGDAVVTGSHLDSVPDGGAFDGPLGVVSSFAALDELRARGTRPTRPLAIVNFGDEEGARFGLACVGSRLTAGQLTLDKAHALRDADGVSLPQAMERAGYDPETIGADPERLARIGAFVELHVEQGRALAHTDHAVGVASAIWPHGRWRFDFHGEANHAGTTRIEDRRDPMLTYANTVLAARKKARTAGALATFGKVSVEPNGVNAIASLVRGWLDSRAADEETLAAVVEEIERAAAERGARDGVDVRVTRESFTPVVEFAHDLRDELAKLLGDVPVLPTGAGHDAGILSGVIPTAMLFVRNPTGVSHSPAETAAEDDCLAGVTALADVLEGLACR, via the coding sequence ATGTGGCGCGACCTCGCTCCCATCGGCCGCGACGCGGACAGCGGCGGCTACCGCCGCTACGCCTGGACGGGCGCCGACGCCGACTGCCGCGACTGGTTCCGCGCGCAGGCCGAGACCCGCGGCCTGACCTACGAGCAGGACCGCAACGGCAACCAGTGGGCGTGGCTCGGCGACCCCGCCGCCGGGGACGCCGTCGTCACCGGCTCCCACCTGGACTCCGTCCCGGACGGCGGGGCCTTCGACGGCCCCCTCGGCGTCGTGTCGTCCTTCGCCGCCCTCGACGAGCTCCGCGCCCGCGGCACCCGGCCCACCCGCCCGCTCGCCATCGTGAACTTCGGCGACGAGGAGGGCGCCCGCTTCGGGCTCGCCTGTGTCGGCTCCCGGCTCACCGCCGGGCAGCTCACCCTCGACAAGGCCCACGCGCTGCGCGACGCCGACGGCGTCTCGCTCCCGCAGGCCATGGAGCGCGCCGGGTACGACCCGGAGACCATCGGGGCCGACCCCGAGCGCCTCGCCCGGATCGGCGCGTTCGTCGAACTGCACGTCGAGCAGGGCCGCGCCCTCGCCCACACGGACCACGCCGTCGGCGTCGCCTCCGCCATCTGGCCGCACGGCCGCTGGCGGTTCGACTTCCACGGCGAGGCCAACCACGCCGGCACCACCCGCATCGAGGACCGCCGCGACCCGATGCTCACCTATGCCAACACGGTGCTGGCCGCCCGCAAGAAGGCCCGCACCGCCGGTGCCCTCGCCACCTTCGGCAAGGTCAGCGTCGAGCCGAACGGCGTGAACGCCATCGCCTCCCTGGTCCGCGGCTGGCTGGACTCCCGCGCCGCCGACGAGGAGACCCTCGCCGCCGTCGTCGAGGAGATCGAACGCGCGGCGGCCGAGCGCGGCGCCCGCGACGGCGTCGACGTCCGCGTCACCCGGGAATCGTTCACTCCGGTGGTGGAATTCGCGCACGACCTCCGCGACGAGCTGGCGAAGCTGCTGGGCGATGTGCCCGTGTTGCCGACGGGAGCGGGACACGACGCGGGTATTTTGTCCGGCGTCATCCCCACCGCCATGCTGTTCGTGCGGAACCCGACCGGTGTCTCCCACTCACCCGCCGAAACGGCGGCCGAGGACGACTGCCTGGCCGGGGTGACCGCTCTCGCCGACGTACTGGAGGGTCTCGCGTGCAGGTGA
- a CDS encoding formimidoylglutamate deiminase codes for MQVTYWAEHAWLEDRVEHGVAIETTDGRITAVRTEVPLPPPGATTLRGLTLPGLANAHSHAFHRALRGVVQAAPGLALPGLGDDRPAAGADRAPDSFWTWREVMYGVADRLTPESYFALARATYAEMALAGITAVGEFHYLHHAPGGGHYDNPNAMGEALIAAAAEAGIRITLLDTCYLSAGFGAQPNRHQLRFSDGTAERWAERADGLKADDNTRIGAAIHSVRAVPVDQLSTVAAWAQDRTAPLHVHLSEQTAENDACVEAHGFTPTTLLADHGVLGPHTTAVHATHLTHGDMRLLGRSATGVCMCPTTERDLADGIGPALQLQRGGSPLSLGSDSHAVIDILEEARAMELDERLHSRARGHWSAAELLRAATADGHAALGWNEAGRIENGALADLTTIALDTVRTAGPPPRLAAEAAVFAATSADVRHTVVGGRHVVRDGVHQSVPDVPSALADSIAALRG; via the coding sequence GTGCAGGTGACTTACTGGGCGGAGCACGCGTGGCTCGAGGACCGCGTCGAGCACGGCGTGGCCATCGAGACGACGGACGGGCGGATCACGGCCGTCCGCACCGAGGTCCCGCTGCCCCCGCCCGGCGCCACGACCCTGCGCGGACTGACCCTCCCCGGGCTCGCGAACGCCCACAGCCACGCCTTCCACCGCGCCCTGCGCGGCGTCGTGCAGGCCGCACCCGGCCTCGCGCTGCCGGGCCTCGGCGACGACCGCCCCGCCGCCGGGGCGGACCGGGCGCCGGACTCCTTCTGGACCTGGCGCGAGGTCATGTACGGCGTCGCCGACCGGCTCACCCCCGAGAGCTACTTCGCGCTCGCGAGGGCCACCTACGCCGAGATGGCCCTCGCCGGCATCACCGCCGTCGGCGAATTCCACTACCTCCACCACGCCCCCGGCGGCGGCCACTACGACAACCCCAACGCCATGGGCGAGGCCCTGATCGCGGCCGCCGCCGAGGCCGGCATCCGCATCACCCTCCTCGACACCTGCTACCTCTCCGCAGGCTTCGGCGCCCAGCCCAACCGGCACCAGCTGCGCTTCAGCGACGGCACCGCCGAGCGGTGGGCGGAGCGCGCCGACGGACTCAAGGCCGACGACAACACCCGGATCGGCGCGGCCATCCACTCCGTACGGGCCGTGCCCGTCGACCAGCTGTCCACCGTCGCCGCCTGGGCGCAGGACCGCACCGCACCGCTGCACGTCCATCTCTCCGAGCAGACCGCCGAGAACGACGCCTGCGTCGAGGCCCACGGCTTCACCCCCACCACGCTGCTGGCCGACCACGGGGTCCTGGGACCGCACACCACGGCCGTCCACGCCACCCATCTCACCCACGGCGACATGCGGCTCCTGGGCCGCTCGGCCACCGGCGTGTGCATGTGCCCCACCACCGAGCGGGACCTGGCCGACGGCATCGGCCCGGCCCTGCAACTCCAGCGCGGCGGCTCCCCGCTCTCCCTCGGCAGCGACAGCCACGCCGTCATCGACATCCTCGAAGAGGCGCGCGCCATGGAGCTGGACGAGCGGCTGCACAGCCGGGCCCGCGGCCACTGGTCGGCGGCCGAGCTGCTGCGCGCCGCCACCGCCGACGGCCACGCGGCCCTCGGCTGGAACGAGGCGGGGCGCATCGAGAACGGCGCGCTCGCCGACCTCACCACGATCGCGCTGGACACCGTCCGTACGGCGGGACCGCCGCCCCGGCTCGCCGCCGAGGCGGCCGTATTCGCGGCGACCAGTGCCGACGTCCGGCACACCGTGGTCGGCGGCCGTCACGTCGTGCGTGACGGAGTGCACCAGTCGGTGCCCGACGTCCCGTCGGCCCTGGCCGACAGCATCGCCGCGCTGCGCGGCTGA